Below is a window of Moraxella nasibovis DNA.
GTTTTTTCTCCATCAGGGCATTGACTTCGGCAGATTCATCATCAGCATCAAAGACGAATGCCGCTGCTGGCATTAAGTTTTTAGTGCCTTTGCAGCGTTCTTTTGGTGGCAGATTATAGCCTGTACAGCCCAAAAACACGCCCGTTGAGCCTGTGCGGATTTGCATTGGGCGGCTGCATTGCTCGCAGTGAATGTCTGGCACATTGGTCGGGTCGTTTGGACGCATACCGTCTTTGCCTTTGGCGGTGTCCAATTTGCCCTTAAAATCGCCATAAAAACTGTCCAGCACACCCTTCCAGTCTTGATGACCGTCAGCGACTTCATCCAGTTTGCCTTCAAGCCCTGCGGTAAATGCATAATCCATCAAATCAGGAAAGCTCTCCACCAAGCGTTCGGTTACGATGTCGCCCATTTTTTCGGCATATAGGCGTTTGTTTTCTAGGCGGACATAGCCACGCTCTTGAATGGTTGAGATGATGGACGCATAAGTTGATGGTCGTCCGATGCCACGACTTTCTAGCTCTTTGACCAAACTTGCCTCCGAATAGCGGGCAGGCGGTTTGGTAAAATGCTGGCTTGGCTCAATGTTAATCAGCGGTAACTGGTCGCCCACTTTAACGCTTGGCAGTAGCACATCATCACTTTTGGCTGGTGGCTGAACTTTGGTGTAACCATCAAAAATCAGCGTACGCCCTTTGGCTTTTAGCTCCACACCGCCAGCATCAACCAGCAAACTCACTGACTGATAGCGAGCTGGCGTCATCTGGCACGCCACAAACTGTCGCCAAATCAGCTCATACAGACGCTGGGCATCTCGCTCCATGGCGGTGAGCTGACCTGATTTGACAGCGACATTAGAAGGACGAATCGCCTCGTGGGCTTCTTGAGCGTTTTGTTTATTGCCGTAGAAATTGGGCTTTTCTGGCAAGTACTTTTCGCCAAAATTCTGCCCAATGTAGCCACGCACCGCCATCAAGGCATCTTGGCTTAAAAAGGTAGAATCCGTACGCATATAAGTGATATGTCCTGCCTCGTATAGGCGTTGGGCTAAAATCATCGTTTTTTTGACGCTAAATCCCAAGCGAGTGCTTGCCGCCTGCTGCAAGGTTGATGTGATGAACGGTGCAGACGCACGAGACTGAGTCGGCTTTTCGTCAATGCTTGAAACGACAAAGGGGCTATTTTGTAGGATGCTGACAATGCCATTTGCCTCATCAGCATTGCCAAGTTTTAAGGTTTTGCCTTGATATTTGGTCGCCTCTAAGCGCAAGGTCTCGTTCAAGGCGGTGTTGTTGGTGTGGATTTCCCAATATTCCACTGGCACAAAAGCACGAATCTCTCGCTCTCGCTCCACCACCAAACGAGTGGCAACCGACTGCACACGCCCTGCCGACAAGCCACGAGCCACTTTCGCCCACAATAATGGCGACACCATAAAGCCCACCACACGATCCAAGAATCGACGAGCTTGCTGAGCATTGACACGATCTAGATTGACTTTGGCAGGCTGCTCAAAGGCGTTTTGCACGGCGGTTTTGGTAATTTCGTTGAACACCACACGGCTGTATTTGGCATCGTCCCCACCGATGACTTCTTGCAAGTGCCACGCAATCGCCTCCCCCTCTCTATCCAAGTCCGTTGCCAGATAGATTTTATCAGCGTCTTTGGCGAGTGCTTTTAGCTCTTTGATGACTTTGGTTTTGTTGGGCAAAATCTCATATACCGCCGCCCAATCATGCTCAGGATCGACGCCCATACGACGCACCAAGGCTCGCTGGGCTTTTTCTTCACGAGACAATCCTGTTTCATCGCCTTTGACTTTGGTCTTATCCGTGCCAGAAACGGGCAAATCACGAATATGCCCCACGCTTGAACGCACGATAAAATCATTACCCAGATATTTATTAATGGTTTTTGCCTTGGCTGGCGACTCCACAATGACCAAAGATTTGCCTTTGGCAGATGGTGTGGTCGTTGATGTTTTGGTTTTTTTGGTGGTTGTCTTTACAGCCATAAAGCTACCTTTTTCTTTATCATCATTATCAATTTTTAAAAAATAAATCAGGCACGAAAAATCGTCCATTTTTATAAAATAGCACACATTGAGCCATCATGACAAGATGGCAATGCGTTTTAAGATCATTTGCGTGCGTTGATGTCATCGCCGATCGCCATCAACGCCTGCTGCAAGGCGGACAAATCTGCTTTGGCGAGCGTCTGGTCTAATTTTTGCACACCTCTATCGCCCTGATAGCGAACATCCAGCCAGTATAGCACCACGCTGTTGGCTTTGTATTGTAAGCCTATGGCATGAGCTTTAATGGGCGTAGGCAAGCAGTCTAGCACCGATAAATCCACAGCAGCATCAACCGCTCGCCACACATTTTCTTGATAAATC
It encodes the following:
- the topA gene encoding type I DNA topoisomerase — encoded protein: MAVKTTTKKTKTSTTTPSAKGKSLVIVESPAKAKTINKYLGNDFIVRSSVGHIRDLPVSGTDKTKVKGDETGLSREEKAQRALVRRMGVDPEHDWAAVYEILPNKTKVIKELKALAKDADKIYLATDLDREGEAIAWHLQEVIGGDDAKYSRVVFNEITKTAVQNAFEQPAKVNLDRVNAQQARRFLDRVVGFMVSPLLWAKVARGLSAGRVQSVATRLVVEREREIRAFVPVEYWEIHTNNTALNETLRLEATKYQGKTLKLGNADEANGIVSILQNSPFVVSSIDEKPTQSRASAPFITSTLQQAASTRLGFSVKKTMILAQRLYEAGHITYMRTDSTFLSQDALMAVRGYIGQNFGEKYLPEKPNFYGNKQNAQEAHEAIRPSNVAVKSGQLTAMERDAQRLYELIWRQFVACQMTPARYQSVSLLVDAGGVELKAKGRTLIFDGYTKVQPPAKSDDVLLPSVKVGDQLPLINIEPSQHFTKPPARYSEASLVKELESRGIGRPSTYASIISTIQERGYVRLENKRLYAEKMGDIVTERLVESFPDLMDYAFTAGLEGKLDEVADGHQDWKGVLDSFYGDFKGKLDTAKGKDGMRPNDPTNVPDIHCEQCSRPMQIRTGSTGVFLGCTGYNLPPKERCKGTKNLMPAAAFVFDADDESAEVNALMEKKRCPKCNAAMDSYIVDGGLKLHICGNNPDCDGYTLEKGVFEVVGGVDNDAPTIDCDKCDGQMALKTGRFGAYFACRSCDNTRKVLKNGQAAPPRMTAISMPQLRSAKFDDHYVLREGAAGLFLAASKFPKVRETRPPKLAELRSIQEQLDEKFQYLFAAPDVDDNGNPTILRWSRKNNEQYIGSEKDGKATKFALVWRNGAWVSE